One part of the Sporosarcina ureae genome encodes these proteins:
- a CDS encoding CPBP family intramembrane glutamic endopeptidase, producing the protein MKNWIVALMIFVSYVLLQIGSIFLAPELIVYFTGKNLSKAEALSQGFAWTLFITQGIAALIVAAILLRNKKFLPVFKGKPSGFGNVLLWGILGFFLAMAGQIIGAAIESMFGVTAGSENTELLSNIAKTAPIIIFAMVLFAPFLEEVVFRRIIFGGLYNKTNFWVAAIVSAIVFAAVHNELQHLLMYLMPGLAFAFVYYKTKRLLTPMIAHFLMNSFVTVVQWNVDKLQQLQDMQQGIILFLQ; encoded by the coding sequence GTGAAAAACTGGATAGTTGCTCTGATGATCTTCGTCTCATATGTGTTGCTGCAGATCGGCAGCATTTTTCTTGCCCCTGAATTAATTGTTTACTTCACTGGCAAAAACTTGTCCAAAGCAGAAGCTTTGTCGCAAGGATTCGCATGGACGTTATTTATCACGCAAGGTATCGCTGCACTCATAGTTGCTGCGATTCTATTACGAAATAAAAAGTTCTTACCCGTGTTTAAAGGAAAGCCATCCGGTTTCGGAAACGTCCTGCTATGGGGAATACTTGGTTTCTTCCTCGCGATGGCTGGACAGATTATTGGTGCTGCGATTGAGTCCATGTTCGGTGTAACTGCAGGCTCCGAGAATACGGAGTTACTGTCGAACATCGCAAAGACAGCGCCAATCATCATCTTTGCCATGGTGTTGTTTGCACCGTTTCTTGAAGAAGTCGTGTTCCGTCGGATTATCTTCGGTGGCTTGTACAACAAGACAAACTTCTGGGTCGCTGCGATTGTCAGCGCCATCGTCTTCGCTGCTGTACATAATGAGCTACAGCATTTGTTGATGTACTTGATGCCGGGTCTTGCGTTCGCATTCGTCTACTATAAGACTAAGCGACTGCTAACCCCGATGATTGCCCATTTCCTGATGAACAGTTTCGTCACTGTCGTGCAATGGAATGTGGATAAGCTGCAACAATTACAAGATATGCAGCAGGGTATCATATTATTCCTGCAATAA
- the groL gene encoding chaperonin GroEL (60 kDa chaperone family; promotes refolding of misfolded polypeptides especially under stressful conditions; forms two stacked rings of heptamers to form a barrel-shaped 14mer; ends can be capped by GroES; misfolded proteins enter the barrel where they are refolded when GroES binds) encodes MAKELKFNEDARSAMLRGVDTLADAVKVTLGPKGRNVVLERKFGSPLITNDGVTIAKEIELENAFENMGAKLVAEVASKTNDIAGDGTTTATVLAQAMIREGLKNVTAGANPVGIRKGIEKAVIAAVEGLQSVSDEIETRQEIAQVAAISSGDEEVGELISQAMERVGNDGVITIEESKGFVTELDVVEGMQFDRGYASAYMATDTDKMEAVLDNPYVLITDKKINNIQEILPVLEQVVQQGKPLLIIAEDVEGEALATLVVNKLRGTFNAVAVKAPGFGDRRKAMLEDIAILTGGQVITEDLGLDLKSADLTSLGRAAKIVVTKDNTTIVEGSGDAGSIESRVGQIRSQLEETTSEFDKEKLQERLAKLAGGVAVIKVGAATETELKERKLRIEDALNSTRAAVEEGIVSGGGTALVNVYKKVEALLEDTEGDVATGIKIVLRALEEPVRQIATNAGLEGSIVVDRLKREEVGVGFNAAEGTWVNMVEAGIVDPTKVTRYALQNAASVAAMFLTTEAVVADLPEPAGGGMPDMGGMGGMGGMM; translated from the coding sequence ATGGCTAAAGAACTTAAATTTAACGAAGATGCACGTTCCGCAATGCTCCGCGGTGTAGATACACTAGCAGACGCTGTAAAAGTAACACTTGGGCCAAAGGGTCGTAACGTCGTACTTGAGCGCAAATTCGGTTCACCACTGATTACAAATGATGGTGTAACAATTGCAAAAGAAATTGAGCTTGAAAATGCATTCGAAAACATGGGCGCAAAGCTAGTAGCAGAAGTTGCATCTAAAACAAATGACATCGCAGGCGACGGAACAACAACAGCAACAGTCCTTGCACAAGCAATGATCCGTGAAGGTTTGAAGAACGTAACAGCTGGCGCAAACCCAGTCGGTATCCGTAAAGGAATCGAAAAAGCGGTAATCGCAGCAGTTGAAGGCCTTCAAAGTGTTTCCGATGAAATCGAAACTAGACAAGAAATCGCACAAGTTGCGGCTATCTCTTCTGGAGATGAAGAAGTCGGTGAGTTGATTTCACAAGCAATGGAGCGTGTGGGTAACGATGGTGTTATCACAATCGAAGAATCCAAAGGCTTCGTAACAGAGCTGGATGTAGTAGAAGGTATGCAATTCGACCGTGGCTACGCATCTGCTTATATGGCAACAGATACAGACAAAATGGAAGCAGTGCTTGATAATCCATACGTCTTGATTACAGATAAGAAAATTAATAACATCCAGGAAATCCTTCCTGTGCTTGAACAAGTTGTTCAGCAAGGTAAGCCATTGTTGATTATCGCTGAAGATGTTGAAGGTGAAGCTCTAGCTACACTAGTTGTTAACAAACTTCGCGGTACATTCAATGCGGTAGCGGTTAAAGCTCCTGGCTTCGGTGATCGCCGTAAAGCTATGCTTGAAGACATCGCAATCCTAACTGGTGGACAGGTAATCACAGAAGATCTAGGACTTGATCTGAAATCTGCTGACCTTACATCACTAGGACGCGCAGCGAAGATTGTAGTTACAAAAGACAACACAACAATCGTAGAAGGTAGCGGAGACGCAGGTTCTATCGAATCACGTGTTGGCCAAATCCGTTCACAATTGGAAGAAACTACTTCTGAATTCGACAAAGAGAAATTGCAAGAACGTCTAGCTAAACTAGCTGGCGGTGTAGCAGTTATCAAAGTTGGAGCTGCAACTGAAACTGAGTTGAAAGAGCGTAAACTTCGTATCGAAGACGCATTGAACTCTACACGTGCAGCAGTTGAAGAAGGAATCGTATCTGGTGGTGGTACTGCACTAGTTAACGTGTATAAAAAAGTAGAAGCATTACTTGAAGATACTGAAGGCGACGTAGCAACGGGTATCAAAATTGTACTTCGTGCACTTGAAGAGCCAGTACGTCAAATCGCAACAAACGCGGGCCTTGAAGGTTCTATCGTAGTAGATCGCTTGAAGCGCGAAGAAGTCGGCGTAGGCTTTAACGCTGCAGAAGGCACATGGGTTAACATGGTAGAAGCAGGTATCGTAGATCCAACTAAAGTAACTCGTTACGCACTACAAAACGCAGCATCTGTAGCGGCAATGTTCTTGACTACTGAAGCTGTTGTTGCAGATCTACCAGAACCAGCAGGTGGCGGTATGCCTGATATGGGCGGTATGGGTGGAATGGGCGGCATGATGTAA
- a CDS encoding site-specific integrase has product MAYIYKRGTKWAYRAYAGKDAVTGKDKQASKSGFLTKKDAQLAAALFERQFHSGEYVQPSAINFETLCNDWLKHYLSQGAKESSHRARRIALTHIVDEFGQTLIQKITKKAYQDLIDDLSSRFSPNYVSSIHTSANMVFIYAHENKMIKEAPSKDVKLPKKKKTVADLEKDSINEKFLEKEELEEFLLVAKNEGLEGDLLTFTMLAYTGLRVGELIALKWTDIDFTNQTLRVYKTCYNPTNNKLSYQLLTPKTESSVRTLTIDSVVVDLLSEYRQEQEKITVANKEFYHDNGFIFATNEGYPKTIKTISNRLQRLLKRTSIQKRITPHSFRHTHTSLLIEANVHIKEIQERLGHSDINTTMDIYAHMTKNVKKEASSKFGNLMKDLSNNLI; this is encoded by the coding sequence ATGGCATACATCTATAAACGCGGTACCAAATGGGCATACCGTGCCTATGCCGGAAAGGACGCTGTCACTGGGAAGGATAAACAGGCTAGTAAGTCGGGGTTTCTAACAAAGAAAGACGCACAACTTGCCGCTGCGCTGTTTGAAAGACAATTTCACAGCGGCGAATATGTACAACCGTCCGCCATCAACTTTGAAACGCTTTGTAATGACTGGTTGAAGCACTACCTATCACAAGGTGCAAAAGAAAGCAGCCATAGAGCCAGGCGCATTGCATTAACTCATATTGTGGACGAATTCGGCCAGACGTTAATTCAGAAAATAACAAAGAAGGCTTATCAAGACTTGATAGATGATCTATCAAGCCGATTCAGCCCTAATTATGTTTCCAGTATTCATACCTCTGCAAATATGGTTTTTATATATGCCCATGAAAACAAAATGATTAAAGAAGCACCATCAAAAGATGTGAAGTTGCCTAAAAAGAAAAAGACTGTGGCTGATCTCGAAAAGGATAGTATCAATGAGAAGTTTCTTGAGAAAGAGGAATTGGAAGAATTCTTGTTAGTGGCAAAGAATGAAGGTTTGGAAGGCGATCTATTAACATTTACTATGCTGGCTTATACAGGATTGCGAGTTGGTGAATTAATTGCTTTAAAATGGACTGATATTGATTTCACTAATCAAACTTTGCGTGTGTATAAGACATGCTACAATCCAACTAATAACAAGTTGAGTTATCAATTGCTCACACCCAAAACAGAAAGTTCGGTTCGCACTCTTACAATCGATTCTGTGGTAGTGGATCTGCTCTCTGAATACAGACAAGAACAAGAAAAAATAACCGTTGCCAATAAAGAGTTCTATCATGATAACGGTTTTATCTTCGCAACTAATGAAGGCTATCCCAAAACGATTAAGACCATATCAAATAGATTGCAGCGGCTTCTAAAAAGAACATCAATACAGAAACGAATTACGCCCCATTCATTCAGACACACCCACACTTCATTATTAATTGAAGCGAACGTACACATAAAGGAAATACAAGAACGCTTAGGACATAGCGATATAAATACAACTATGGACATCTACGCCCACATGACAAAGAACGTAAAAAAAGAGGCCTCCAGTAAGTTCGGAAACTTAATGAAAGACCTCTCTAATAATCTTATTTAG
- the groES gene encoding co-chaperone GroES, whose amino-acid sequence MLKPLGDRIIIELIEAEEKTSSGIVLPDSAQEKPQEGKVIAAGTGRVLENGQRVELEVTEGDRIIFSKYAGTEVKYEGTEYLILRESDILAIIG is encoded by the coding sequence TTGTTGAAACCACTAGGTGACCGTATCATTATCGAATTAATCGAAGCAGAAGAAAAAACATCAAGCGGTATTGTTCTACCGGACTCTGCACAAGAAAAGCCACAAGAAGGTAAAGTAATCGCTGCTGGTACAGGCCGTGTTCTTGAGAACGGACAGCGTGTCGAGCTTGAAGTAACTGAAGGCGACCGCATCATCTTCTCTAAATACGCAGGCACTGAAGTGAAGTATGAAGGTACTGAATACTTGATCCTTCGTGAAAGCGATATTCTTGCAATTATTGGCTAA